In Struthio camelus isolate bStrCam1 chromosome 20, bStrCam1.hap1, whole genome shotgun sequence, the DNA window CTTGTCTCCTTGCATTCGCTAAAGTATCCCCCATAATTCATCTCACGACCCTTTATCCCTCCTGTGCTATTCACATGTTATGTCTGCACAGATATACAAGATTTGTGGGCCGTTTCCTGGAGTCAGCAGAGAAGCATTTCATGAAAGGCTATCGAGTGAACTACTACATCTTCACTGACAACCCTGAGACAATCCCCAATGTCCAGCTGCAACCTGGCCGAAGTCTTGTCGTTGTACCCATCGAGAAATACCACAGCTGGCAAGAGATCTCCATGCGCAGGATGGAGAACATAAACAAGCACATAGCAGAGACAAGCCATCAGGAGGTGGACTACCTCTTCTGCCTGGACATTGACATGGTGTTCCACAATCCCTGGGGGGCTGAGACCTTGGGTGACATGGTGGCAGCCATACACCCTGGCTATTTCAATGTCCCTCGAAGCCAATTCCCTTATGAGAGGAGGAGCTCTTCAGCAGCCTACATCCCTGAGGAAGAAGGGGACTTCTACTATGGAGGAGCTGTGTTTGGGGGGCTGGTAAAGAAGGTCTATGAGTTCACCAAGACTTGCCACATGACTATCCTGGCAGATAAAGCCAATGGGATCATGGCAGCCTGGCAGGAAGAAAGCCATCTCAACAGGCACTTTCTCTCCCACAAACCCTCCAAGGTGCTCTCCCCAGAGTACCTCTGGGATGACAGGAAGTCCAAGCCCCCTGAAATACACCTCATTCGATTTTCCACAGTGGATAAGAACTACAAGGAGATACGGGATTGACCATCTGATCCTTCCAAAGAGGTCCGTGCTCCATGCAATCCAACCCACTGAATATTAACTCCCAGAGAACGTGCCCCACTAAATTTTTATTCCCACTGTGACGGAGCTGAGAAAGGAAGATGTGGATAGTTTCTCTGGAGCTCAGGTGTCTTAAAGTATTTCAGAAGCAGCACCCAAGGTGAAGGATAAAATGGCAAGGTTTTTATGTTCCTAGTCCTTGTAAGTACCCTACTTGTGGCTGCCGCACACGAAAAGGCCTCCAAAAGGCCCACTGTCAAATGCAAGGCTGTCCTTATAGCAAGGCTGCAGATGCTATTGCCCGAGTGCTTCACTGAAGCCTAGTAGAAACTGGGCTGACAGGACGAATAAGTATGAATTCATATAGCAATTATTGTCTTCCACATTCCAATCCATGTTTTGGAGGGCCAGGTTTAAGCAGAACTGGCACAGCTCAGACCCAGATTTGATCTTTCTGTTTATCCCAGTCACAGATGTGCGCTGAACCTTTTCCCTGGTTCACATGTCTCTGGGGATCATTTAATCTTTTCTGACACAGAAAATCTGATATTGAGAGATCCATGTGCTTATCCCATTGGTTAAGTCCTTTCCAGCTTCTCTGAGCTCTGTAAAATAAATTGGCTAGAAGCTGCTGGAACTGACAGGAAGAGCCGATGTGTTTCCAGCAAGCAGAGTGATTTCTTTTTATAATGAAGGGCTCTAGTGAGACTGCGGGCTCAGTCCAGAGCTGGAAGTGGGCTGGGGTTACTATTTTCTTTGTATGAGCGTGATGAGAAGCTGAACCGTGTACTGTGCAGCCTTTAAAGCCTGACAGCTCACCCCCAAAACAGGCAGAGGGGTCCAACACAGGGGAACCGCTACGGCTTGCCAGCAACGGCTGCATAATTGGTGGTACCTCCCTTGCTGCAGCATATCTGCCATAAACATCTTCCCCATTACCTCCCAGGCGTGCAACCAAAGAGCAGTGCGAGTCTGTGCCACGCTCATTTAATGTGAGCAGGGAGAGGGACCGCAGGGAGCAGCCGAGAATGGCAGAGCTGAGCACTGCTGCCATGCTATATGGTACCGATTGAAGCGGCAGGGCTGAAAGGGCTAAGCTGCCTGTTTCTAAGggaacagtttaaaacaaaaaagaaaaaaattcatttggcagaaagagagaaaatggggAAGAGGTGCCTGACTGTTCTCGCCTCTCTTCACATGAGAAAATTGCTATATGGCAGTGTATCAAGCATTCAAAGCTTTAAGGCCCCATTGCTGATTGCAGATGACTTAATAGGCCATTTCAGCCCTGTGCGAATCAGCTGAGAATGGCACTTGCTGGTGTCAGTGTGGCCATTTCATCTTCCAGAAGGCAAATTAGAAAAGCTTTAAGGGTACCCGTTATATAGATAATATACTCAAAATGCCTCCAACTGAAAGCCCCTAGTGGCAGCTGGGTCTGTTGCTTCATGCTTTAGCCAGCAAAGGATCTATCTGCTTATATTTTCTGCAGACTGTTTTTAGTGCTATggtgctggaggaaaacacgcATCTGATATAtcaaaaacagagctgaaatccTTGTAAAGATGTCTACATTTGGTAACCAGGCACCTCATCTAGGCCACAAGGGGGAAGAAAGATCCTTATCTAAGTATTTCCAAAATGATATGTTCCCACCGAAACCAGAATTAATACCAATTATTTCTTACTTGGAAAACAGTTGTGTCCAGAGACCACGACTGAAACTAGGGTCTCATTGTGCCAGTTTTTCCTCTTGCAAGCCAGCAGAGACTGTCTAGCCTGATCTCCTGTACAGGACAAGGCAGATGATTTTTATCTCCAGATGTCTGTATCAAACTCACAATATGTGGCTGAGCTGCGCTAGATTGCTTGGAAAAGCATGCAGGCTCAATAAAAACATCAAGTGATATAGAAGCCACAAATCCATAGATCAGCTGTACCAGTGGTTAATTCCCTTTATGCCCTACTTTTGCTCTAAACTGGTCTGTTTTCGGTCACTAGACTTTATTCTGCCATGCTAGATTATCTGAAGTCTTGCTCCTATGCAGATATTCATAGCCTACGTTAAAGTCTCCATGAGAGGAAGTTTTCCACCACAAATGATGCGAGATAGAGGGTGGTATGTATTTCTGGATACCTGTTCTGAGAAACCTTTTGTGAAAGGTGTTGgtctcctgctctgcttcctaGCCATCTTTTGGCTGAATTCAAGACCTAGAACTTGTGCTGTGACTGACAAGGTAATAGCCTGATTTGTGCAGTGCCAAACATATTTATCTTCCTGGCAAGCCTGCAACTTCTCCCCAGGGGAAGATCTTCTGTTGCATGTTACGTGACACAGTTCTGCATGACAGGGCTGTGATTTGAAACTACCTAGGAACTCCTgtgtctccagagagcagaagaATGTGACTGCAGAAAAACGTTCCCCAGGACAGTGTGGGAGATGCTCCCTGAATCAGCTCATGTCCTCCTCTAATTAATGAAAGCCAGGACTTTTGTCATCGTCTCCCTCTGAATAATCTCCTTCCCCCAACACCGGGGCaaacttttcttctctcatttggATTGTGCAGCCTGAGATCTGGGAGCTGTGTGGGAGCTTCACAAGGAGCTACTTTCCGGGCCAAATTCCCCATTAGCCTCCGTTGCcctgtggggaaactgaggcacgcagTAGCAAAGCAGCAGACTgacgctcttgcaggctggatcTGCCTCCACTCACCATATTGGACAATGATCTCTTCCGTGTCTTTCTGCCAGGGGAATTTAGATTTGGAAGCAGCCACTTTGTACTGCATGAAAAGTGAATCAGCACATATAAATAAATCATCAGCTGATTTACACTGCCTAAGGATCTGATCATACATTTTTCAAGGTATTTCTGACTCAGCCCTGTTTATCCTTAACCAAGCTTCAGCTCAGCTGCTTGTTGCTTTCCCAAGGGCCCTTTGTTCTGTCTATCCCCTTCCGCTCGACTGGAACAGGCTCATCATTCATTGTCCGTCTAATTTAAGAACCCATCTGACAGGCGTTTTCTTTCCTTGTCTCTGCATGGTGACTTGCCTGGTGTGTTCAGCCACAAAGAAGAAGCTGCTCTGGGGTGCAAGAAACAGAAAACTTCCCGCACTGAAGGTGATCCTCCGTGGGGACAGACCACAATCCTATTGCTCTCCCTCTGATGGGACAAGAATTGTTTGCACTAAGCTAGACTAGCATCTTTTTTCACTCCTATTTGGGTTTCTTGTAACCCACCCACAGGCAGCGTTGCCTGACATTTATCAGATATGTCATTTCTGACCACTTAGATGAGAAAGGACTGGCCTGGTCATACCTTCACTGTGTGCTATCCGCAGCTGGAGGGCAGAGAAAAGAGACAATCTTGGAGTAGACATGGATGAGGGAGGTAAGAACGTCGCTTATATATTCCCTGCACAAAACCATCTTGGGGAATAGcctgaaaaacaaatgtttctggCGGCTAGCTTAATGCAGCAAAAGCTGTACATAGCAGCCTAGTGGCAGAAAGGAGCTGGAAAGCTGTGAGCTCCCTGCCAGAATGCCTGTTTTTACTCTCCTGCCTTTTGCCTTGCCTTGGGCTTCTTCAAGGTAGGGACTCTCTCTTGTTACATATCTGTGCAGGGACTAGTCTTGGTCACTCACTAGTGAATGAGATACACAGAATGAACTTCTTTCTGAGTGGGGATTTGCTCTACTCTCGAAGGGCAGCTCAAGGCACTGAGGTTACTATTTTCTCACCTGAatccctcctgctctgcttcaCAGCAAGTCCCTGTGCGGTCCCCAGAGGTGAAACACGCagagaggagcagctgctctccGGGTGGAGTGACAATGACAGTGATGGGTGGTTGCAGGGACAGCAGAAGCCAGAAAAGAAATTTGCAGGAGGGGGTTGCACTTCACTTGCACTAAACCACCCATCCTACAGTTCTGATCCACACATAGGTCCACACAATCAAATAGTTTAGGAAAGCATTGCTAACAAATTGCATTGGATGAGTGCCTTTTAAATGTCTGACTACCCGCCCAGGTCCCTCCTTATCTGAATGTGAGAGTACTTCTGTACTGACTTAACTTTTCTTGTGCTATATTTAGATTAAACATAGATCTACCAAATGTCACCGTTTCAAGTAACACTAATTTCAAGCCATATGAGCAAAAAGGCAGTTTTAAACCAGAAATCTCTGCTGCTTGCCTACCCGCCTAGCACTCCCCTCGCTGCTGAACCTTTGGCTAACGTAAAGATGAGtacaaatgactttttaaaagggtttccttctgctttttgtggTGAGTTTTCCCAGAAGCAAATTACATAGTTATAAACCTTTTGAAGTGCGTGTTTTTCTCACTGTACAGCAATGACACTTACTATAATTAGAATGTGTTTGCTCTGTAGCAACATCTAGTGCCAGTGAGAGCGCTCGCAGCACCTCTTCCTTTCCTGGCTATGTTCCTCATCCACTGCGTTACTGGTTCTGCTGGCACAAAGCCACGGAGAAGTGAGATGTGATGGACTGTGCTTTGTCACTAATTCCCACCATGACTCTGGTGAAATTGGTTCTTCTCTTTGCCTCAGTTCCCCTGGTCGTGAGCCTACCACAGGGGGACGTTGTGAAGACGAGTCAGCAGCCCAGAGCCAGCTGCCTTGATCGCAGTCGCTGAGGAGTGCGACAGAGCTATCAGAAACCTTCCTTAGGCAGTAGTGCGATActggagagggatggagctgagTCCCAGGCGGGAGAAAAACCTTAACTCTGACCAACCAGGAGGCACATCACGAGCCAACCCTCAGAGAGTAGTTTCAGCGTTAGCGCTCCTAGCTGCGATCAGCAGCTAGTCTGTGCCTGTGGCACCTCTGTGTCCTCTGGATTCATGAACTCTCCATGCAAAATGGAAGGTAGGAGAGGGTGAGGCTCTGGGATTTGCATGAGGGGGTTCATAGCAAGGCTGGGATGGGTGACAGGCATTCCCGCTCGTGCTGCGAGAGCACGCCTCTGCCAGCGTGTTGGCTTTAAAGCCCGTGGAAGATCTGGTAACCAGTCCGAGATTATAAACTCTCTTCTGATGTTTCCTATTGCTGGCCCAGAGCCCTGTGACATATATATTGACAACCCGGCCGTACATCAGCAACCCAGAGTCATCCTTGAGCTGCTTAGCAGCCCCTGGGAGCTGAGTGGGGATGCTCAGGGCAGTCCTGAAAGATAGATGGACCCTGCACCTCTGCACACAGGCTGCAGGTCTTTCCTGCTTGGTGGCTTTTGGGGCAAGGGGCTCTTAGACGTGGTGGCTCTCACGCAGGTGCCCTG includes these proteins:
- the GBGT1 gene encoding globoside alpha-1,3-N-acetylgalactosaminyltransferase 1 isoform X1; translated protein: MISRKAVGSLVCLFILTTFIWITVQNGKVRYLPYYLPCPEIFSMKLQYREEKPIQLFPQLFYPQPRALAPKRQDVLTLTPWLAPIIWDGTFNSEVLDRAYTPLNLTVGVTAFAIGKYTRFVGRFLESAEKHFMKGYRVNYYIFTDNPETIPNVQLQPGRSLVVVPIEKYHSWQEISMRRMENINKHIAETSHQEVDYLFCLDIDMVFHNPWGAETLGDMVAAIHPGYFNVPRSQFPYERRSSSAAYIPEEEGDFYYGGAVFGGLVKKVYEFTKTCHMTILADKANGIMAAWQEESHLNRHFLSHKPSKVLSPEYLWDDRKSKPPEIHLIRFSTVDKNYKEIRD
- the GBGT1 gene encoding globoside alpha-1,3-N-acetylgalactosaminyltransferase 1 isoform X2, producing the protein MKLQYREEKPIQLFPQLFYPQPRALAPKRQDVLTLTPWLAPIIWDGTFNSEVLDRAYTPLNLTVGVTAFAIGKYTRFVGRFLESAEKHFMKGYRVNYYIFTDNPETIPNVQLQPGRSLVVVPIEKYHSWQEISMRRMENINKHIAETSHQEVDYLFCLDIDMVFHNPWGAETLGDMVAAIHPGYFNVPRSQFPYERRSSSAAYIPEEEGDFYYGGAVFGGLVKKVYEFTKTCHMTILADKANGIMAAWQEESHLNRHFLSHKPSKVLSPEYLWDDRKSKPPEIHLIRFSTVDKNYKEIRD